CGGGAGCGACGGCCTTTTGTCGCATCCGCGGTTATTTGTCGACGTTGCGCAAGCAGGGCGTGGATCTGCTTTCTGCTTTGGAGGCCACGTTGCGCGGTCATCCTGTCCTTCCTTCATTTCAGACTACCTGAGTAGTTACAAAAATTTAAGGGATATTGCTAATAATTAAGCATTTTATATGATGAATAAATCGGTGAAATTTGAAGAAGTCCGAGAGATAGGCTACACGCCCTCGATAACATCGGATGGCTCAGTATCCTCTTCGGCATCCAGTGGCACTTCCTCGTCACCGACGCGAGCGACCATCGATGGAACGGTACGGCTCTGAATGATGATGCCACGAATCAAGGAGAGGGAAGCCTGCGCGAGCTTCGGACGAAGCTGTTCCAGGCGTTCGCGGTAGAGCGCCAGCTGCTCGGCCTGCCTTCTTGCGCGTTTGAGGGCGGATTTTGAGCCAGGCATGTCATGCTGAGCGAAGCGAAGCATCTCCGCCTCAGACCCAGGCATGTCATGCTGAGCGAAGCGAAGCATCTCCGCCTCATTTTGCTGCCAGATATCGCGTGCATCCAGCACCTGGCCCACGGCTGCCTGTACCTGCTGCAAGAGGTCGATGGTCTGGTTGAGCAGCATCAGGAGATCGCCTTCGGCCAGATCGATGCGGCGCAACAGGCCGTTGAGGGACATGCCGCGCGACCAGGAGAGGGCCACACCATGAAAATCGGGGATGATGTTGGGGGTAATGCTGATGTGTGCCTGTTGCTCGATGTCATGGATGTTTTGCATGATGCGCCAGAGTTCGCGGCGTACCTGCACCAGGTGGGCATTCAAGACATTGCGATTGTTGAGGCGGCGGTCGTTGTCGAAGGTGAACCAGCTGCACACGTCGGCCAGTTCACCCGGCGAGAGTTCATCCAGCACACCGGCCACAATCATTTCGACGATGGCGAGTCCGGCCTGGTGGAAGATGCTGCGCAGCAAGCGCCCCTTGATTGTCAGCTGGTCATCCTGGTCGATATAATTGAGCGTGCGCAGGGTGAAGACGGTGCCGTCAAGCTCGGCGGCACCGGCGCGGCTCAATGGGTAAGCTCCAATCCTTTTGCGCCTTTTTTCCAGCGCTTCTATCGCGCCCTGGGAAGCGAGGCCTTTCTTTTTGCCCGCCTTCTTGCCCTTCTGCTGGCGCGCCTCCAATCGCTCAAGCCGCGTCATCTCGCGTTGCTCCCACAGGACGTAGCGTTGATATTCGCGCAGGCTCGAAGCGCAGATACGGCGCAGGTGTTTGATATCACCTGGACGCCACAGGTTGAGGACGGAGTTGTAGCGAATGACGAATGACGAGGTGACGGGCAGCAATTCGCCGGTGATGCGCTGGAACGAGTCCTCGAACGGCTCCCACGGCGAATAAGGGATCACGGCCGCTCCATGGACATCCATGCCGCGCCGCCCCGCACGTCCGGTCAGCTGGCGATATTCATTGGGAGTCAGCAGGCGCATTTCCTGGCCATCGAATTTACTGAGACTGCCAACGACAACCGCGCGGGCGGGCATATTGATGCCGAGAGCGAGGGTATCGGTGGCGAAGACGGCGCGCAGGTAGCCGCGGGCGAAAAGCGTCTCCACCAGCACCTTGAGTCCTGGCAGCAATCCAGCATGGTGAAAGGCCAGGCCGCGCGGCAAAATATCGGCCAGCGCGTGGACCTGCTGCAAGGTGCGGTCTTCTTTGGGCAGGTGCTCGAGCCAGATGTCGATCTCTTCTTTGATGCGCACCTGCTCCTCCGGCGTGGTAAAGAGATGCAGCGCGGCACCCATGGCGGCTTCTTCAACGACCTTACGCCCCGGCAGGAAGTAGAGGCAGGGCAAGAGATCAGCGTCGCGCAGGGCGGTGAGGACTTCGCCAGGCTCAGGCGTCTTATGCTCTACCGGGCGTCTGGGCCTGCGTTCGCCTTCTACCTTTGCCTCGTTACGATTCTCTGCTGTAATGTCGTTGCCATCTGCGTCGTTCGTAGCATCCTGGGAGCGCGAGGCCGATGAATCGACGGTGGGCGCGATGAATCGGCCCCTACGGCCCCGCCGGTAGTTCCATTCGTCTTCATCCTCTTCATCCTCTTCATCGTAGCCGAATTTGTAGCGTCGATTGCGACCCATGAGCATAGCGGCGCGTGCCTCACCGCCAACGTTGGGGAAGCGATTGACGCGATTGCCGGCGGCGTCCTGCACCAGGTACAGTTTGCCATCGAGGAAGTAATAGTGGTCCAGTGGCACGGCACGCTCTTCATGGACGACGAGGGAGACAGGACGATGTACGCGACTGATCCAATCGGCCAGGTCCTGGGCATTGCTGACGGTGGCGGAAAGCCCGACCAGCTGCACGTTGGGCGGCGAACAGATGATCGCCTCCTCCCACACGGGGCCGCGTTCGATATCGCTGAGGTAGTGCAGTTCATCGAAGACAATGTAGCCGACATCTCCCAGCGTGGAAGAGTTGCCGGCTTCCCCTTCCGCGAAACGGTCGCCGCCATCTTCCAGCAGCATGTTGCGATAGACCTCCGTCGTCATAATGACGATAGAGGCGCGGCTGTGTTCCACGATATCGCCGGTAACCAGGCCCACGGCATCCTGACCATACTGGGCGCGCAGGTCGCGAAACTTCTGATTGGAGAGCGCCTTGAGAGGGGTCGTATAGATGACACGCTGGTTCTGTTGCTGCGCGCGCCAGATAGCGTATTCGGCGATGAGTGTTTTGCCGGTACCGGTGGGCGCGGCAACCAGCACCGAACGGTTTTCCGCGAGATGGATAATGGCCTCTATTTGAAAAGGATCGAGGGGAAACGGGTAACGCGCCGCAAACGCTTCAATTTCCTGCTGAATCTCAGGCCCTATTCCTGCCTGTCCGTCCATGGTTTCTTTCATTTCACGTTTCTAACAGCTACAATCTTCATTGTTTTCATTGTAGCACCTTGCCTGCATATGGACAAGCCGCCGAATAGCACCTCCAGGGTGATAGATTACGCGATTCTACCCTTGGGGACGGTAAGGACGATGGCGGCATTGAGGGTTTCCATAGCCGAGCTCTGGCGGTTGGCCTGCGATCTATCAAATGGACCATCCCAGTGCAGCCCGAAATTGTTCGAGCTATCGCGGTTATACACGCAGATGGCGCTGGCATTCTTCAGGATAAAATCTCTATACGTCGTCTTTCCATCTACCGTATAGAGGTAATAAAGGTTTTCCATGAAGATGCCTTTAAATATAGCTCCATCATCGTCACAATCGCCGGTTGGCTCGCAGCCCTTTTCGTAGAGAATACCGTTGCCGTCGACGTTGGTGAGCATATTGGCGTCGGCGATCGCTTCGGCCCGGGATAAATAGGATACATCACCGCTAATCTTATACATGTCGGCCAGGCCGCCGAGGATAACGCCTTGATTATATGTCCAGGTATTCTCGCCATTGTTCTGGCAGCTCTTGCCATCTATTGCTAACCCGTCGTTGACCAGGTCCGAAGAGTTGGTCAGGCCGCTGCTTTTGAACCACTGCCATTCCCTGTTTGCCCAATCAATGTAGCTGGCATGGTAACGTCCTCCGCCTGCCACATCACCCGGCGTACGCTGGTGAAGGCGCGCGGCGATAGTGAGGAATAGTTCATTAGGGATGGCATTTTTGTAGGTCCTGGCCTTGTCCCACCAGAGGCCACCCCCGCACCTGGAGTCCCATCCGCCCGCCATATCCTTGAAGATAGACTTTGCCGTGTTGAGGTATTCACGGTTGCCTGTCAGATCATAGGCCTTGATCCAGGTGATGGCCCACCAGCCCTCGTCATCATAGTAGCCATTGAGAAAGCCGGTAAATTTATCGGCATTGAACGTTGTGGCGATATCATCTGTGTAGATAGTGGATGCGCGCGATGAGTAATCGATGACCGTCCCCAGGGCTACCGCCTGCTGCCACCAGAGCGTATCCAACCATCCTCCGCTGGTCACATTATACATGCTTTGTAATGCTACGATGCCGCTATCCGCGTAAGCACGATAGCTGCCATTGAGCGGATAGACCTGGTCCGTCATGCTGTCCATGATCAAGAGCCGGAGGCCGAAGATTGGGATGAGAAGGCACACAAATAGGAGGATTCTCTTGAAGGTATTCCAGAAATTGGCACTGCTTGCAGGCACACTCAATCCTTTCCAGGACTTACAGTCTGAATCTCTTCTGTTCAGAAGAACAGTATAACATATATTGATGTGATTTCGGGCAAGATGAGATAGTTGTACTGGTTGAAACCTTTTCGCAACGGTTCCGGTATTACATCAGAGAAGTCGGGAAGATGGATGAGGCCATGATTGCAACCCGATACATAACGATAGAATGGAGAGATTTGAGCATGTCTTGTCATTCCTGCGGAACGTTGCTCCCGTCGAACGCGAGGTTTTGCCCCAACTGCGGCGAGGTAAGCGAGCAGACTTCGCCCCAGGTGACGACAAGGGATTACCTGTCCTCCAGGCAGGGTTCCCCTACAGACCCTCTGGCACAGAGATCGTCTCGCCGCTTCTCAAGGGCTCTTGTCATCCTGATTCCTGTCCTTATACTTGTCCTGGTGGGGGCGGGCCTGCTTATTTACAATGCGAACGCTTCCTCTGTTCATCTCCAGCATACTGCGAGAACAGCACAGGCACCAGGCGCTGTCCCTACAGAGGTGGTAGGAAACCCATATACTCATACTGGAAAGCTGGCGTTTACCGATCCGCTGGCCGCCAACAACGGGAGCCAGCAATGGGACGTGAATAGGAATTGCGCATTTAAAGGCGGCGCATACCATGTAATTGCGCCGGACCCGCGCTTCTCCGACTACTGTACAGCCAACGCCACCAACTTCAGCAACTTCGCTTTCGAGGTTTCGATGAAGATCATCCAGGGAGATGCGGGTGGTATCCTCCTGCGCGTTGAGAACACGAATCCAAACCAGTTTTACGATTTCTATGTGGGACAGAATGGAACCTATGGATTTGAGGTTGTGAATGGCTCGAAATTCTCGGTCTTGAAAGGAGGGACAAGCCCGGCAATCCGCCAGGGCTTGAACGCGGTGAACGTTCTCGGAGTTGTCGCGCAAGGCAGCAGCATGACGCTCTACGTGAATCAGCAGCGTATAGCCAGCGTAACCGACCCAGGCTATCATTCGGGTCAAATAGGCGTCTACGCCGTCGTTTACAGCCATGCGACAGAAGTAGCTTTCAGCAATGCCAGGCTATGGACACTTTGAGGCAACACGCACCGGTAGGAGTGGGGGTTGTGGTGGACGTGGGGTGGGGGAGTTTACTCCGCCCTACTCGTTGGTTGCCGGTCTGCACGCTTCGAATTTTAGCTGGGAATACGATAGGGAATTCTTTTGTTTACATAAATGAAGAGCGATGAGCTCTACATTCGACATTACTTTCCAATCTTCTTATCCCCCATGAACCCTGACTTTGTAATCCCTGGTTCATGGCATTCCCTTTTCCAGAAGAGGATTACTGATTACAGAAAGGAGCGGGGCGAATGGGTAACCCTACTGCTTCGCCCTCGATACATACCTTATGACAAACACAGATGTAAGAAACCGGCGACTACTACAGCATGCCGATTCATCCAGCACAGAGTACGCCGGCGGGCGACCACAAGGATACGCCCCTATCACAGAACCTTACACTCGTACTCAAGATGTTGAGCGAAGCGATCTTGAAACGCTTGAAAACCAGAACGCTGCTGCTCGCGAGCAGCAGGCGGTTCCCGATTCACAGAATGCATTCTTTGGATCCGGCGTACTGGACATCGTATCTGATGGGTTTGGCTTCCTGCGCGCGGAACGGTTCTTGCCGGGGCCAATGGATGTCTACGTCTCCGCGTCGCAAATCCGGCGCTTCAATTTGCGCCAGGGTGACCTGGTTGCAGGCCAGATTCGACCCCCCAAAGATCGCGAACAATTCGCAGGCTTGCTGCGAGTGGAGGCAGTCAATGGGCTTGATCCTGAAGTGACGCGGAATCGCCCCCACTTCGATAGCTTGACGCCCATTTTTCCACGCGAGCAGTTTGATCTGGAGACAACTCCCGGCAATTTGTCGGGCCGCCTGATCAACCTGGTTGCTCCGATTGGCCGCGGGCAGCGTGGATTGATCGTTTCTCCTCCTAAGGCCGGCAAAACCATGCTGCTCAAATCCATCGCCAATTCCATCACCCAGAATCATCCCGATGTCTACCTGCTGGTAGCCCTGATCGGTGAGCGGCCAGAAGAGGTTACCGACCTGAAGCGCTCCGTACAGGGAGAGGTGGTCAGTTCCACTTTCGATGAGCCGACCGAGGCGCATACACGCCTGGCCGAGATGGTACTGGAGCATGCCAAACGCCTGGTGGAATCAGGACTGGACGTAGTGGTATTGCTGGATAGCCTGACGCGCCTGAGCCGGGCTTATAACCTGGCAGTGGAACCGAGCGGGCGCAGTTTATCCGGTGGTCTTGATCCCGCCGCGCTGGTATTGCCGAAACACTTCTTCGGCGCCGCACGCAAGATCGAGGAGGGCGGTAGCCTGACGATTATCGCGACCGCGCTGGTAGATACGGGCAGCCGCATGGATGATGTAATCTACGAGGAGTTTAAGGGCACCGGCAACATGGAACTGGTGCTGAACCGCAAACTGGCCGAGCGGCGCATCTTCCCCGCTATCGACATCTCGCTTTCCGGCACGCGCCGCGAGGAGCTGCTCTACGACGACCAGACATACCGGGCCGTCATCACCATGCGTCGTATGTTCTCCACGCTGAGCGAGCAACGAGGGTTGGAGGCAATGGAAGCATTCCTGCAACAGATGTCCAAAACCAGGAACAACGTCGAGTTCCTGGCAACGCTCAAGAAGGGCATGGCATAATAAACAAATAAGAAAGTTCAAGACTGGCAAGATAGTGTTTAGGGCGACCGCCAGGGTAGGCGCGCCCCCTGGCGGTTGCCCTAAACAAGGAGAACATCAATGCGGCCTATCGAGCAGCGAGCGGCACAGGCATATCGCGAGCAGTTTGGCGAAGAGCCGGTGTTGATTGCGAGCGCGCCGGGGCGGATCAATCTGATCGGAGAGCATACCGATTATAATGAAGGGTTTGTGCTGCCGTGCGCGGTAAGCCGGCGCGTAGCCGTGGCCATTGGACTCCTACGGGTAGGGGCCGATTTATCGCGCCCAGCGCCGATTCATCAGCCCGGTGAGACATGGCTCTATTCGACGGATTTTCAGGAGCTTCGCGCGCTTACAGAACAAAAGGTGGGATCCTGGGCCGACTACCCGAGCGGCGTGGTATGGGCATTGAAGGAGCAAGGCCATGCTATCCCGGCATTTCAGGGCGCATTTGCCGGCGATGTGCCGCTGGGAAGTGGGCTTTCTTCCTCCGCGGCGATAGAGGCCGCAACCGCGCTGGCACTCGCCGCGTACTTCCATCTCGATATTTCACGCAAAGACCTGGCGGTACTCTGCCGCCGAGCCGAAAATGCTTTTGTGGGCGTCAATAGCGGCATTATGGATCAATATGCCTCGCTGCTGTGCAGGGAAGGGATGGCGCTGCTAATCGATTGCCGCTCGCTTGAAGCGCAGCAGGTCCCTCTAGACCTGGCAAGCGCCGGTTTGACGCTCCTCGTCTGTGATACGCGAGTTTCACGCAAGCTGGGGGACACGGGATATAATGCCAGGCGCAAAGTAGCTGAACAGGCGGCATCAACGCTGGGCGTAAAACAGTTGCGAGACGCAAAGGTGTCAGACCTGGACAGGCTCGCGGGCGAGGAGTTGCGGCGCGCCCGGCACGTGGTTACCGAAAATGAACGCGTGTTGCAGGCTGTTGAGGCTTTGCGGCGACAAGATTTTACGCGCTTCGGTGAATTGATGTACGAGTCACATCGTTCCATGCGCGATGATTACGAAATTTCGACGCCGGAACTGGATACGTTCGTGGAACTGGCAGCGCGGGCCGGCGCGCTGGGGGCGAGGCTAACGGGAGCGGGCTTCGGCGGCAGCGCGATTGCTTTGATGAAGCAGGCCGACGTGGAAGGGCTGAAATCAACGGCGCTGCGCCATTTCGAGCGGCGAGGGTTTAAATTGCCGGTGTTCCACGTATTTTCGCCTGCCGCGGGAGCCGGGGTCGTTTTGAACGCCAAAAAGGCGGAATGATTGAATAGCGTTGGAAAAAATTTGGCAACCTATGGCATCGCAGCAGCCTGCGACTGCTCCTGTTCTCCCAGAATCTCAGTCTTAGCACTGATTTTGAAATTGAACAGAGTTACAAGCACAAATCCCCCTGCCAGGACATAGACGGCTCCTTGCGTATTAAGCACCGTCACAACGCCAATGTGATCGCCTAAAAAGCCGGCCAGGACCGTACCAAGCAGCATAAATAACGCGCCAGTCGTGCCAAGAGCGCCGAAGATGCGCCCCCGGTACTCGTCTGTGACAGCAGTCTGCAGCAGCGTATATGCGCTGGTCAATGTGCCTACGCCCGGCACCCCTACCAGTACAAAAAGGATCACGGCCAGGGTAAAACCTGGAAAGAAAGCAGGGTAGTTGAATATCACAAGATCAATCAAACCGAACAGAATCCCACTTATTCCCAGCAGGCGAGATGGAGTTATGATCTTAATAACATATCCCACAAGCATTGAACCAATCAGGCCACCTACCGCTTGCGCTCCCATCAGCTCGCCAAGTTGCAGCGCACCTCCATGCAGTATTCTATACACAAAAACCACGAACAAGATTCCGAAAACACCCTCGCCCAGCGATGTTACCGCGAACAGCACGAACATAATGGAAACCACTCGCTCTCTCTTCACCAGTCCCAGACCCTCCAACCATTCGCGCCAGACAGCTACCAGTGGATGCAGACTATTCGCAGGAGTAGATATTCCTGTACTCTCTTCTTCTGAAGCCCTCGACTGCACCGCGATGAGGGCGATCATACCACCGGCAATCAGAAAGGAGGCTGCATCCGCGAGAGTTATAGCAGGCAGGCCAGACAGACCGGCTACGATACCGCCGAGGGGTGGGCCAATCAGTCGCGCAATGTTCTTATTCAGTGAATTGAGAGAATTGGCAGGCCCCACGTGCTCTTCGCCTACAAGCAACGGCAAAAGTGCGCTTTCAGCGGGAGTAAAAAACTGTGTGAGCACAGATTCGACGAACGCAACTATGTATACCACCCATAACCAGGCGGTTGAATGTACCAGGAGCAGAGGCAGCAGACCAAGGGCCAGCAGCAGATTGGAAATCACCATAGTGCGTTTGCGATCCCAGCGATCCACAAACACCCCTGCCACTGAACCAAGCAGCAAGCTGGGAATCATTTCCGCGATGAACATCGTGCCGGTAGCCAGGGCAGAGCCGGTCAGCTTATACACGTAAATCGGTAAGGCGATGAACAGCATCCAATCGCCAATCATGGAAATCAACCCGGCAGACCAGAGTAGCGAGAAGTTACGCTGTCGTAAGACGGCAAGCATGCTGGTTTTCTCCTCATTTTTTATTCAATAACATCATGTACGTAGTAATTTTTGCCATTTATATGTTATTTTTAACATATTTCTTCAAAATTTGTCAATACCATAACATAAAGTGCCATATGATTTACAAAAATTGCCAAATCGGCTTTCGACCTTCTAAGTTTGAAAGATGTGAGTGATTTCACCGCAAAAACGTGATTCATTTTCTTGCTTTCAACCTCAATTTCATGCATAATTGTAGATGAGGTGGAAAATAGCTTAGAGATTTAAACGTTATCCGCTAGCGTATTTATGTTCTAATCTATGATCGAGGATGAAGATACCAGATATGGGGAAGAGGATCGTGGGCATCAGGGGAGGAATTCTGCGAGTCTCAGTGAATGTAGGGACCGATCAATCGGCCCCGCTCGACAGAAAAGAGGGCCGCGATATGGACCGTACGGGAAATCAACTGGGTAACTATCGCCTGGTTCGCCTGCTGGGAAAAGGCGGCTTTGCCGACGTTTACCTCGGCGAGCACGTGTATCTCCAGACACAGGCTGCGATAAAGATATTGCACGCGCAGCTTACTCCTGATACGATGAGCAGCTTTCTTTCCGAGGCCCGCACCATTGCTCGCCTGATGCACCCGCATATTGTGCGCGTATTGGACTTCGGCGTAGATAGCGGTACACCATTTCTCGTGATGGAGTATGCACCCAACGGAACGCTGCGCCAGCGCCACCCGCGCGGCACACGCCTTCCCTTGTCCACCGTCGTCTCCTACACCAAACAGATCGCCGCCGCGCTGCAATACGCGCATGATCAACGGCTGATTCACCGTGACGTGAAACCCGAAAATATGCTCGTGGCACAGAATAATGCGGTAGTGCTCAGCGATTTCGGCATCGCTACCATCTCCCAGACCTCGCGCTCCGTGCCAACGCTGGATATTTCGGGTACCATCTCCTACATGGCGCCGGAGCAGATCAATGGGAAACCACGACCGGCCAGCGATCAATACTCACTCGGCGTTATCGTCTACGAATGGCTGGCCGGCGCATGTCCATTCAAGGGCTCTTTCACCGAAATAGCGACGCAGCACATGTTTACGGCTCCGCCATCGTTGCGTGCCGCCTCTCCGCTGCTCTCTCCTGATGTCGAGCGCGTGGTGATGGTGGCGCTCTCTAA
The window above is part of the Ktedonobacteraceae bacterium genome. Proteins encoded here:
- the rho gene encoding transcription termination factor Rho, with product MTNTDVRNRRLLQHADSSSTEYAGGRPQGYAPITEPYTRTQDVERSDLETLENQNAAAREQQAVPDSQNAFFGSGVLDIVSDGFGFLRAERFLPGPMDVYVSASQIRRFNLRQGDLVAGQIRPPKDREQFAGLLRVEAVNGLDPEVTRNRPHFDSLTPIFPREQFDLETTPGNLSGRLINLVAPIGRGQRGLIVSPPKAGKTMLLKSIANSITQNHPDVYLLVALIGERPEEVTDLKRSVQGEVVSSTFDEPTEAHTRLAEMVLEHAKRLVESGLDVVVLLDSLTRLSRAYNLAVEPSGRSLSGGLDPAALVLPKHFFGAARKIEEGGSLTIIATALVDTGSRMDDVIYEEFKGTGNMELVLNRKLAERRIFPAIDISLSGTRREELLYDDQTYRAVITMRRMFSTLSEQRGLEAMEAFLQQMSKTRNNVEFLATLKKGMA
- the galK gene encoding galactokinase encodes the protein MRPIEQRAAQAYREQFGEEPVLIASAPGRINLIGEHTDYNEGFVLPCAVSRRVAVAIGLLRVGADLSRPAPIHQPGETWLYSTDFQELRALTEQKVGSWADYPSGVVWALKEQGHAIPAFQGAFAGDVPLGSGLSSSAAIEAATALALAAYFHLDISRKDLAVLCRRAENAFVGVNSGIMDQYASLLCREGMALLIDCRSLEAQQVPLDLASAGLTLLVCDTRVSRKLGDTGYNARRKVAEQAASTLGVKQLRDAKVSDLDRLAGEELRRARHVVTENERVLQAVEALRRQDFTRFGELMYESHRSMRDDYEISTPELDTFVELAARAGALGARLTGAGFGGSAIALMKQADVEGLKSTALRHFERRGFKLPVFHVFSPAAGAGVVLNAKKAE
- a CDS encoding DEAD/DEAH box helicase, coding for MKETMDGQAGIGPEIQQEIEAFAARYPFPLDPFQIEAIIHLAENRSVLVAAPTGTGKTLIAEYAIWRAQQQNQRVIYTTPLKALSNQKFRDLRAQYGQDAVGLVTGDIVEHSRASIVIMTTEVYRNMLLEDGGDRFAEGEAGNSSTLGDVGYIVFDELHYLSDIERGPVWEEAIICSPPNVQLVGLSATVSNAQDLADWISRVHRPVSLVVHEERAVPLDHYYFLDGKLYLVQDAAGNRVNRFPNVGGEARAAMLMGRNRRYKFGYDEEDEEDEDEWNYRRGRRGRFIAPTVDSSASRSQDATNDADGNDITAENRNEAKVEGERRPRRPVEHKTPEPGEVLTALRDADLLPCLYFLPGRKVVEEAAMGAALHLFTTPEEQVRIKEEIDIWLEHLPKEDRTLQQVHALADILPRGLAFHHAGLLPGLKVLVETLFARGYLRAVFATDTLALGINMPARAVVVGSLSKFDGQEMRLLTPNEYRQLTGRAGRRGMDVHGAAVIPYSPWEPFEDSFQRITGELLPVTSSFVIRYNSVLNLWRPGDIKHLRRICASSLREYQRYVLWEQREMTRLERLEARQQKGKKAGKKKGLASQGAIEALEKRRKRIGAYPLSRAGAAELDGTVFTLRTLNYIDQDDQLTIKGRLLRSIFHQAGLAIVEMIVAGVLDELSPGELADVCSWFTFDNDRRLNNRNVLNAHLVQVRRELWRIMQNIHDIEQQAHISITPNIIPDFHGVALSWSRGMSLNGLLRRIDLAEGDLLMLLNQTIDLLQQVQAAVGQVLDARDIWQQNEAEMLRFAQHDMPGSEAEMLRFAQHDMPGSKSALKRARRQAEQLALYRERLEQLRPKLAQASLSLIRGIIIQSRTVPSMVARVGDEEVPLDAEEDTEPSDVIEGV
- a CDS encoding MFS transporter; protein product: MLAVLRQRNFSLLWSAGLISMIGDWMLFIALPIYVYKLTGSALATGTMFIAEMIPSLLLGSVAGVFVDRWDRKRTMVISNLLLALGLLPLLLVHSTAWLWVVYIVAFVESVLTQFFTPAESALLPLLVGEEHVGPANSLNSLNKNIARLIGPPLGGIVAGLSGLPAITLADAASFLIAGGMIALIAVQSRASEEESTGISTPANSLHPLVAVWREWLEGLGLVKRERVVSIMFVLFAVTSLGEGVFGILFVVFVYRILHGGALQLGELMGAQAVGGLIGSMLVGYVIKIITPSRLLGISGILFGLIDLVIFNYPAFFPGFTLAVILFVLVGVPGVGTLTSAYTLLQTAVTDEYRGRIFGALGTTGALFMLLGTVLAGFLGDHIGVVTVLNTQGAVYVLAGGFVLVTLFNFKISAKTEILGEQEQSQAAAMP
- a CDS encoding zinc-ribbon domain-containing protein yields the protein MSCHSCGTLLPSNARFCPNCGEVSEQTSPQVTTRDYLSSRQGSPTDPLAQRSSRRFSRALVILIPVLILVLVGAGLLIYNANASSVHLQHTARTAQAPGAVPTEVVGNPYTHTGKLAFTDPLAANNGSQQWDVNRNCAFKGGAYHVIAPDPRFSDYCTANATNFSNFAFEVSMKIIQGDAGGILLRVENTNPNQFYDFYVGQNGTYGFEVVNGSKFSVLKGGTSPAIRQGLNAVNVLGVVAQGSSMTLYVNQQRIASVTDPGYHSGQIGVYAVVYSHATEVAFSNARLWTL
- a CDS encoding glycoside hydrolase family 76 protein; the protein is MDSMTDQVYPLNGSYRAYADSGIVALQSMYNVTSGGWLDTLWWQQAVALGTVIDYSSRASTIYTDDIATTFNADKFTGFLNGYYDDEGWWAITWIKAYDLTGNREYLNTAKSIFKDMAGGWDSRCGGGLWWDKARTYKNAIPNELFLTIAARLHQRTPGDVAGGGRYHASYIDWANREWQWFKSSGLTNSSDLVNDGLAIDGKSCQNNGENTWTYNQGVILGGLADMYKISGDVSYLSRAEAIADANMLTNVDGNGILYEKGCEPTGDCDDDGAIFKGIFMENLYYLYTVDGKTTYRDFILKNASAICVYNRDSSNNFGLHWDGPFDRSQANRQSSAMETLNAAIVLTVPKGRIA